The stretch of DNA cttcttctctcattcaATACTCACTCTTTCAATTTCAAATTCCAAAAGCTAGTCAAAGACGGAGAGAGGCCGTTGCGTTTTCCGGCGAGACGAGACGGATTAACCGATCATCGATTGTTTCATTCTCCGGTGAGAGTTTCCTGTTTTCGCCTTTCCGTTTCTTTTAGCAATGTTCAAGTGTACTATCATATCAAGTTCCGTCGATCGGTTGCGTGAGAATCTGATTTTGCGTAGCGATCGTCGTCGATTAGGTTTCTTAAAATCTATCTATAGAGAAACGAAGTCGTCTTCTGAGTTATAAAAGTTTGTTTCTGTTGCTTACTTGAAACctaatataaaccctaatttttgtgTTACTTATTATGTTCTTCAGCTTTGTGATTTCGAGTATTTGTCTCACTAGAATGGCTTATTCGAGGAACGTCTATGGTAAGAGATCtgatttagttatttttttttcttcaaattttgatGGTATTGGAAACGGAGGAAGTAAGAGATAAGagctttttaatttctttctgaTGATGATACAGATGAGAATGGTGATGGATTCGAAGATACTGTGTATCGTTACTTGTGTCCTGTGAGAAAAGCAGGGAGCGTTATTGGTAAAGGTGGTGAGATTGCAAAGCAGATTAGGTTTGAGACGAAAGCAAACCTCAGGGTAAACCAGGCTTTACCTGGTTGTGACGAGCGCGTTGTTACTATATATTCTACAAGCGAGGAGACTAATcgtattgatgatgatgatgaggatttcGTTTGTCCTGCTTTTGACGCTCTTTTCAAGGTTCATGATATGATTGTTGGACAAGAACTTACCaatgatgattatgattatgatgaaGATGAGTATAAAACTGTTGTTACTGCAAGGATGCTTGTGCCTTCGGATCAAATTGGTTGCCTTATTGGAAAAGGTGGACAAGTTATCCAAAATCTGCGTAATGAAACTAATGCTCAAATTCGTGTTATAAGTGATAATCTGCCTATTTGTGCTTTGGCTTTGAGTCATGATGAGCTTCTTCAGGTACTGTCAGAAAAGTCTTTTTCAGAAAATTTATCGAGCTTAGAGTTACTGTGGTTGTGTTTCTGATATATACCTTATGAATGTTGTTGGTTGAATTTCAGATAACTGGAAATCCCTCTGCTGTTAGAGAAGCTCTTTACCAAGTTGCCTCTCTGCTTTATGAGAATCCGTCGCAGTTTCAGAGCTACTTTCTCTCGTCCCCTAGTACCCCGCAGCATCAACACGGTGGAATTCTAATGAGTCCTGCACTAACAAGCTCTCGCAAAAATTACTCTGCGCCAAGAGATGTTTCCGATGAAAGAGTGTTTTCTATCTGCTTCATATGTCCAGCTGAAAATGTTGGAGGTGTAATAGGAAAAGGCGGCTGCTTCATTAATCAGATTAGGCAAGAATCTGGTGCGACCATCAAAGTTGATACCTCCGAAactggtgaagatgatgattgcGTTATATACATATCATCAAAAGAGGTAACCTTTTCTACTTACTGAGAGTCTCATTTTCATTATGTGAAATGTTGAACCgagtttatatatgtatgacaGTTCTTCGAAGATCAATCCCCAACCGTGATTGCAGCCTTACGCTTACAAACACGATGCAGTGAGAAAGTGGGGAAAGATTCAAGTGATTCTGCAATCACCACTCGTGTACTTGTTCCTAGTTCTCAAGTAGGGTGTCTCATTGGAAAAGGCGGAGCTCTTATTTCTGAGATGAGGAGTGTCACAAAAGCAAATATCCGCATTTTTCAAGGCGAAGATGTACCAACAATTGCTCGTGAGGACGAGGAGATGGTCCAGGTTATAAAAATCTTGACACTTTATTATTGCTTAATGCTTCccagttttgtttgttttaaaagagGCTTATCTAAAAACcatgtttttctttcttgtggTTTAGATAACAGGAAGTTTTGATGCAGCAATCAAAGCTCTTACTCAAGTGATGTTGCGATTAAGAGCCAATGTATTTGACATGGATCATGGTCTTGTCCTGCTTCCAACTTTCTTTCCTTATATTTCTCAAACAACAGAGACTTCGAGCAAGCCTAAGCACAAAAAACGCGTGAACCATTCTCATGGCTCCATGGAAAGTGCTAGAAATGAAGACTACAGTAGTCAAATGGTATGATTCTCATAAAGTTCTTATGATTCTGGTTACCAAAATTACTTGCATAGAGATCCAGTTTTGatgatctctctttttttttgtttgcttctgttGCAGAACTTAAATTCCCCAAGAAGAAACCGAGTTTACTGAACACCAAACAATCGTAAAGGGGTATCGTTCTATTATGTTGAAAACACTTACTAGATTTCGGGATAGTGTTAAAAACACTTGGGCGTTTTTTTGGAATCCAAGAGAAAAAAGAggattttgggtttgttttgagtctcaAGAAATCTATAAATGCAGGAAGTTCTTGAACGAatgacaagttttttttgtaatcttcaTGAAAGATTTAGCACGAGAGTTTCTTTAACTTTTGACTCCCTCTTGAATATAATTGAATAACTTAATCATGAAGTGGTTCCAAAAGCATTGTTTTGAACTCGGACGCGTCTTTGCTGCACATAACGTTCTACTTAGGTGTCAACCGATTGTTGTTCTAATGGTATGATATAGTCTAtgattcattaaaaatatagttGAATTTCATATATCTCTAATCCTCAAGGACCAAAAACTAGATGAAAGAGTGGAAGGAGTCAGACACAATCGGCTCCCATCTTTTCTTTCCGTTTAAAACAACACTTATATTTTTTGGAACCTCTGCAGCCAGAAATTTAAACCCTCaatattaaaatcatcaatcaattatattaaacaaGAAGTGAAAACGTCTCACATTCAATCTCAGTAAAATTTTACCATTTTACCATAAATGAAATTGTCCTTGATGTTGAAATATTTTGCCCCTTGACGTAAAATTACCTATTttcgcattaaaaataaatcaaaaatcggtttagaaataatctaattgcataaaaagttaattgcaaaactagaatttgctaaattaatccctaatttttatgaataaaatctCTTTGACGTTTAATCGAAGGATACATGACCAAAATATAACACGCATAAAACTATTTTTGGGTAATTAATGGGcttagtttcttcttcatctcacttAATTTCTTTGTTGCAGGTATAGTATAACAGTGAACACACTATGTCCGGGGAGCAAACCTCTGAAATCTGCTTTGTGATAATGCAAGATATTACGGGTCATTTCGCGTAGATCCTTTATCAAGCTTAGTAGAAGAGTTTGTACTCTTCTGTAATGTAAACTCTACTGCAGCGAAGAAAGTTCCCTCAATACTACTCTGGTTCATCTGTTTGCCACTCGGTATCTCCGCCTTGCTCATGGTATGGGAAACAATCTCCCGAGTTCCAGGACGCTTCAAGAACTTGGGACGAACAAGATTCAGAATGTtaaacacttcctcaacattGTTTTGGAAGAAAGTACCTGTGAGAACCACCTTTCGAGGAGTCCTGACACGAGCAAGCGAAATAAGCATGTTTGTCTCCTTGTTCCTTGATGTATGACCTTCATCAAGTATAAGCAACGTTGGTTTCTCAAGCAATATCAGCTTACAATCTTCTGAAGCTGCTTCAAAGTTATCATCGCAGATGATTTTTGCAAACTGTTGGTACCCAAGAAACATAATGCTTCTCTGTTCGACCCATTGTCCCAAAACCTTCAACTGTTGTTTCCGTGATTCTGCTTTCACGCTGTAGAAATCAAGAAGGGGGACGTTCTCAACTGCCCACGAAGTAAACTCTCTCTTCCATGAATCTTACATATATATGCGAATGGTTCTCAGCTTTCTACAGAGCTTCATGGCTATGGATCCGCAGGCTAGACCATTGATCGTGTTACCAAAGGGGATCATAGATTCCCGGAAGTATTTTTTACCCAATTCAACGACCAGATTTCAGAGGCTTGCTCCCCGGACTTAGTGAATTCACTGCCATACTATACATCACAAATGATTTTAAAGTCACACCACAaagaagctttttttctttgttgcaggTTTTAAGTAGAAACTCAAATCTCAACAATCAAATAAGTATGTTATTATGGGATCATCTTGACCAGATTTAGACTCTCTGAGcataattttcctttttggcatataattttctttctttgtattgtaaaatatttaaaaatcagCCAAAGTTCACTAATAAAATATCATGGAATCTCATTGAATCATATTTCATCTcctttttagaaaaatagaaaaactctaaaacacaatcaaatctcctaaaagtcttctaaatctttaaaaattctaaaatattaaaatcatacaaaatccttaaaatatcaagttgaatacctCCCTCTAAATAGGTATTCCAAATAttcatcaaaaactaaaaaagcaTTGGGGTTTACAGATTTTAACCAAACTAAACGTAAAACATTCAATCTATAAATATGAAAACCAAATAGATTTTTAGACTAAATTATAaccaaactatttattttagtttggtgcggtttggttttttgtgtTAATTTCATAAGAAATGTTGcatcaaaataaccaaaaaattatgataatcTGATTCaaggaaaaatcaagaaaaatatgagCAAAACGTAAGCAAAATCTAAGCAACCATCTATTTCAATGACTCAGAAGTCAGAGTTGTATGTTCaaatttaaataaccaaaacaaaaatagatgaATATTAATCACAAACTACACATACTTTTGTGtgtcaatttttttaagaattgttAGGGTGTTCCAAATTTTAATGTTGTATTGCCTTGTGTTTTTATAATGTTGTAGTTTTGCCCTCTTATCACATTCAAGGAGCCTGCAAAGTCATATTTTCGTTTTGATTAGGCTATACCATATTCAAATCTTTCAAAACACAACCACACTCAcagttatattatattttgccCACCTAATCTGTTGGTGATCAAGATCATAAACCACCATTTTGTCTAAGAGCcaagcaaagcaaagcaaaatcAGGCAAGAACTTTATTAATATGCACTTTCTTCACTTTCATTTGATCAAGATAAAAATAGGTCATTACCGCTGaactaataattaattgttATACAACGACTTGTCACATGCCGCAAAGCAATGCAAGATATTGCATTTACTAACTGAGGATATCAACAAATAAACAGAGATAAACAGGTATTTGGCCTTTGGTTTTCACCTAAAACCATTACACCTCCATTGTCTTTATCTCCATTGAGAGCCTGAGACAAAGCGAGAATACTCCCAAAGCTGTGAAACTACAAATAATCTCCCCCTTCCAGCGTTCCCTAAACCAACAATGTCATGTATTGTTGTCTCAGGCAACGATATCGATCCAGGCTATCCAAATGAATTACAGTCACATAGGGTTTGATTCATTTTTGAAGAAAGTTACCCGTGTTGTACAACATGGGGAAATGCTTGCGTAAATTTTGCTGTaactttttagttataaaataatagttaaagttttatttgatctactctatacattttataatttttcatttaatttcctTAGTTTCATATTCTGATTTCAACCCATCTTCGATACATGATAAATGTTCAAATCCGTGAATAAAatccagaaataaaacaaaatccatattGAAACGGTTGTGTTTAGAAATCttgatttaactttttgatttttttagttgtatatactatattgaataaaatataacatttgtgatttcttagaTTTAAATAAGATTTCACTGCGTTGATGTGCATTGCaaaaaagtatttaataaattaaatataattttatattttaaaaatataagaaatgttgtatcttagttttaatatatctatatatatatatatattattaaatgatttagggatgcatatatttaattgtagttttataaataaaattaagttttataattattctaaataatttattattgtttcctaagattttgAAACAATAAATGGAATatgttgaataatttttaaaatattgttttcttatatcatgtttcaaaaatataggcttttgtttggttagttactaaatttatcaaaatgcattgacatttttttgtaacataccAAATGATAATAGGGTTAAACTTAtaacaacattgcttaaataagtatatagagattttTGTAGTTAATCTGAAATCATGGGTTATTGACTATATTATGGTAAGCatgcataattatttttttacataactaCTGAATTTGAACTATTGACGTGCTTTTGTTTACATGAAAATGACGATCAACGTGTCTTTGAAAATGTAAACTTTTTCTCTTAGTAGTCAAAGATAATGGAATTGAACTCTTGCAGATGAATGTTGGGCAATGGTTCTTTTTAGAGCTCAACTTGCTGCTCAAAAGCTCTCTGGTTCAGAGAGTGATCTTACTATTGACAAGTTGTTGAAGGGTGTTTATAGGCGTCATCTCTTCACAGTACAAGGCATTGACAATATGAAGAATGTCAAACCATTCTTATTGTCATATGTCAAAGACATGGAGGTTCATCACCGGCCTAAGAATGGTAGTGAAGAAGATTTTTTCAAGTTTGAGGAAAAAACAATTTCTTTAGCAAGGAAAGTTTATATTGCCATAACTATTGACTATCTTCCTAGTTTCCATGAGTGAGACGGCAAAGTAAGTTAATTCCATAATTTGTTTGTATAATTCCATTTTGCActtaatttcataattatattaatttggaAATGATTTCTTATTTCAGAGGATTTATTGTCCTTCAGATATTGATTTACTGAGGAATGTTTTGGAAAAGTATCCTTATCATGGTTTGATTATATCAGGTTGTGGctattattttgagaaaaatataatattttaagttgcAAGATTCGTTTGGAGAAGGGTGGGGAGATGGTGGTTTCATCAAGATGGCTCATCATATTTCCATCATTAGACAAGTCTTTGAATTCACGGTACATATAATTTAAGGGCTGTTATTATAGaaatgatttctaaatccatatagaattgtaaattatgaaaatcaaaacatatagattttgaaataatatgttttatcctTGAATTTAAATCCTTCTATTTACACTTTCAAATTTCattcaaatctatttaaaacataatgtagattttgaaatccaaaaacaaatcattaaatgaataacatgagattttaacaagtatttgtaaatcatagaaccaataacatacaattttgataagtattttaaaatcaatgattgaataacacatgatttttgtttagatttccaaatccattaaaatcatagaaccaataacatacaattttgataagtattttaaaatcaatgattgaataacacatgatttttgtttagatttccaaatccattaaaatcatagaaccaataacatacaattttgataagtattttaaaatcaatgattgaataacacatgatttttgtttagatttccaaatccattaaaatcatagaaccaataatcCCTTCTTagataaatatttctttttcttttaaactaaaTGTAAATTCACATTGATACTTACTGTGTTGAACTAATCATGTacattgttgacaaaaaaaaatgatacttaGTGTGTCTTTATTGTGTTTCAGGTATAAATATGAAATGATGTGAAGCcaatgttttcaacttttcactagatgtaatttttaaaactaatgttTGTATGGGGCGAgtagatatattttaatctctttctctaATTAGTGACTATTATTGTAAGGAATATACTTTATCTACGTGATCTTCTAAGTATTCTAATAAGTAATGGCAATATTATTCAAAGGGACAAGTGTTGAAAAAAGCaggaaatatatgtatatatacgaaactaatttaaaataacaaaccaaaaaattaattatataagatacttaaaatataattatctgtCTTCTAGAATACCAATTCAAAATTCAATTGCGAGTTTATGATCAAATTaagtgggggttattggtttgagatttgaatagaattttaaaatttttaaatgttaTATAGAATAAATTCCGTAACTCATACTTTAATTAAGGATTTATGCTCACTTTCAGATCACTTTCTGTTTGATATAATAGTGAAACGTTATCTTGTTTGTTAGGCATACAAGAGGTCAGCGGTCCGATTCCTCATGGGTgcagttgttttgtttttaaaacatgaaatgaTGTTGTTTTGGTTCTAACATAGTGTTAACTCTTAAAGGGAAACTTAACGACATGTCTAAACCAAATGAACAACGCttgacctttttgttttttttttccaaaaatcaaaccaaactttATGTGACTTAACCAACATTTTGAAAATTCATgtgtttttgacatttttcgaaaaaaaaacaaaacatttactTTAGCCAAATAAAGGAGTTGATGAAAAATGTCAAAcaagttgatgaagatgaagattgtCAAACAAGCCGGGACAAAATAAATAGCCCATGAAAAGCCCATCTGAAACCAGgctactaaaaatatatataaacaaaagtcaGTCTAGGGGTTTTCATCTCCCCCCATTATCGAAAAACTTAGCTAGCAGTCGCTCTCTTTTTCATTCCAACTTTCTCCATGGGCAAGAGGCTCTCCACATCCACCGATGTAATCCTATTTTCCTTATGGATTTCTCCCTCtctcagttcttttttttttaaaccaatttTTCTGTATTAGTGATTTCTTCTCTATTTGACTGAGCTTTATTTAGGTTGATTCTACTACGCAGAATGGTACGAACTTGGGGTGCTAAACTTTACTTCTTTGTTCTTGGTTTCTTGCAATCTTTATTTTCGAATTATATTAGTCTGATTATaggttgtttgatatttttatatatgtcttcCTTTTTTTAAGATGcaagttgtaatatttttttcctatcaGAGAAGGAGTCCGAGTCCGAGTCCTATGACTCAGAACAAGTAGTTCTGAAGAAGCACAAAAAGGTAAGATTTACTTAGCTtctgtatgttttgtttttgtatgagCTCGTTAGTCTTTCTAAGAGCTTCTGTATTTTCCCAAACCTGaacatttcttgtttttgactCCAAAACACACAAGGCGGAAGAATATCATTGCCTTTACGAAAATGAAGATGCATATGGAAACTCTCCAATGACCGTTTTCGTTAGGGGATTCGATTGTTCCCTACCTATGGCTGATATCAAGAGTACATTGAGAAAACACTTCAGTTCATGTGGAGTGATCTGTCGGGTTTTTGTTCCGGCAGAGTGTAAAACTGGTTCTCTCTTGGGGTTTGTGACTTCTTGCtcgtattttttttattacttttagaAGTTAAAATACAAACTCAAATTTtttacttgttgttttttttttcttttctttcttttctctttagatATGCTTTCTTAAGTATACTGCCGGACCAAAAGAAGGCATTAGCACTAGATGGAAGTTACTTGGGAAGTCTGAAGCTTGAGGTTAGAAGTGCTAGTAGTATAATTGGATATCCTAATTTTATAGGGTGTAAACGCTGTGTCCGCGTTCAAAGGACGCGTAAATACGAACACTTCATTGAAACTAATGGTGGTCTTATACAGCGCAGGTACATAAATTTATTCTTGATTATTAGTATTGAATCCCTTCTTACTAGTTAAAAACGTTACTTGTCATTAATTTAAATTGTTGCTATCTTTTGCTATTTTGATATTACAGGACTCCTTTGCTCGACAGTATGTTTGCTGAGGCTGAAGCTCGTCGTAAGCGCAGGTACATAAATTTGTTCTTGATTATTAGTATTAAATCCCTTCTTACTAGTTAAGAACGTAACTTGTCATTAATTTAAATTGTTGCTATCTTTTGCTATTTTGATATTACAGGACAGCTATGCTCGACAGTACGGTTGCTGAGCTTGACCAAAAAGACTGAAGACACAAAAGAAGACACTGCTAaatattttggtcatttttacCTTCGCCGCAGCCGCTActtgtttaatttatgttttatgccTTTCTAAGAAAACTTGTATTATGTGACTCTTTATTGCATAATTTATGCCTAAATCAAACTGTGAAACTTGAAAATCAATTTACATGAAGTCGACTTTGTGAGTTCCGTTCAAGTTTGACTGTTTGAGTTAATTGGTTTATTGGGCGGTTGTGTTTTTGTTATCTAGTTGTTTGATATGTAAGGACTTAAACTGTCATGTTCTGCAGTTAGAATCCTTTTAAGCATTGTTCAGATTCTCCATTTACTTTTTACCTTGAGAGCTTCTCCTTCGTGCTCTTGTTGGCTTGCTGTTCCCTCATTTATCTCCACGCCAATAAGATATTTTATCAACAGAAAGCTGCTAGGGCTCTACGGCTTGCATATTTTGGCAGTGTGCCtcctctctttttgttttgaagcCGTGTTCTCAATACAGAACACATTCCTCTGTATATAACTTTGCAATTTTATAGCAATATTAACCACTCCAACTGAAAAAATGTAACCATAATACCGAAGAGGCAGCCTCTTCGAACCTACTTTGGTGTTGCAATGGTTTCCCACAACAAGTACCTTTGACATTAGGAGAGGCAACTTTGTTTAGAGCTCTGCCCTGCCTTTCCGACCTTTCGATGATATTGCTGAAGCTCTTACTGGAGAA from Camelina sativa cultivar DH55 chromosome 9, Cs, whole genome shotgun sequence encodes:
- the LOC104710220 gene encoding uncharacterized protein LOC104710220 isoform X2, translated to MLILLRRMVRTWEKESESESYDSEQVVLKKHKKAEEYHCLYENEDAYGNSPMTVFVRGFDCSLPMADIKSTLRKHFSSCGVICRVFVPAECKTGSLLGYAFLSILPDQKKALALDGSYLGSLKLEVRSASSIIGYPNFIGCKRCVRVQRTRKYEHFIETNGGLIQRRTPLLDSMFAEAEARRKRRTAMLDSTVAELDQKD
- the LOC104710219 gene encoding KH domain-containing protein At4g18375-like, yielding MAYSRNVYDENGDGFEDTVYRYLCPVRKAGSVIGKGGEIAKQIRFETKANLRVNQALPGCDERVVTIYSTSEETNRIDDDDEDFVCPAFDALFKVHDMIVGQELTNDDYDYDEDEYKTVVTARMLVPSDQIGCLIGKGGQVIQNLRNETNAQIRVISDNLPICALALSHDELLQITGNPSAVREALYQVASLLYENPSQFQSYFLSSPSTPQHQHGGILMSPALTSSRKNYSAPRDVSDERVFSICFICPAENVGGVIGKGGCFINQIRQESGATIKVDTSETGEDDDCVIYISSKEFFEDQSPTVIAALRLQTRCSEKVGKDSSDSAITTRVLVPSSQVGCLIGKGGALISEMRSVTKANIRIFQGEDVPTIAREDEEMVQITGSFDAAIKALTQVMLRLRANVFDMDHGLVLLPTFFPYISQTTETSSKPKHKKRVNHSHGSMESARNEDYSSQMNLNSPRRNRVY
- the LOC104710220 gene encoding uncharacterized protein LOC104710220 isoform X1, which encodes MGKRLSTSTDVDSTTQNEKESESESYDSEQVVLKKHKKAEEYHCLYENEDAYGNSPMTVFVRGFDCSLPMADIKSTLRKHFSSCGVICRVFVPAECKTGSLLGYAFLSILPDQKKALALDGSYLGSLKLEVRSASSIIGYPNFIGCKRCVRVQRTRKYEHFIETNGGLIQRRTPLLDSMFAEAEARRKRRTAMLDSTVAELDQKD
- the LOC104710220 gene encoding uncharacterized protein LOC104710220 isoform X3; this translates as MGKRLSTSTDESESESYDSEQVVLKKHKKAEEYHCLYENEDAYGNSPMTVFVRGFDCSLPMADIKSTLRKHFSSCGVICRVFVPAECKTGSLLGYAFLSILPDQKKALALDGSYLGSLKLEVRSASSIIGYPNFIGCKRCVRVQRTRKYEHFIETNGGLIQRRTPLLDSMFAEAEARRKRRTAMLDSTVAELDQKD